The DNA region CTCGTCGGCGACGTTCGCGACGGCCACCGTGCTGCAGACGCACTATGGCTGGAAGGTGGGGCTGCCGTTCTACGCTCTCGGCGTCTACACGGCGGCCTCGCGCATCCACGATCGCAAGCACTGGCTGAGCGACACGGTGATGGGCGCGGCGGTGGGGGTGACGGCCGGCCGGGCGGTGACCATCCGGCTGCGCCAGCACCCGGTGCGAGTGGTGCCGGCGATCACCCACGGCGGCGGCATGGTGCAGTTCGTCGTCGACCCGTAAGAATCCGCCTCCGCCATGTCCTTCTCAACCCGCATCCTCCTCTGGCTGGCGGCCGGCGCCGCGACCGGCGTGCTGCTGGGCGACCTGGTGGCGCCGCTCGGGGTCATCGCCACGGGGTTCGTCAAGCTGCTGCAGATGACGGTGCTCCCCTACGTGGTGATCTCCATCGTCGCCAGCCTGGGACACCTGTCGGCGGTCGAGGCGCGCCGTCTCGGCGTCCGCGCCGGCCTGGTGCTGCTGGCGCTGTGGAGCACCGGACTGGCGTTCGCGCTGCTGATGCCGGCGGTCTTCCCGGTGGTCCGTCAGGGGGCGTTCTTCAGCACGTCGATGCTCGAGCGGCCGCCCGACTTCGATTTCGTCGACCTGTACATCCCGTCCAACCCGTTCAACTCGCTGGCCAACAACATCGTGCCGGCGGTGGTGCTGTTCTCGATCGTGCTGGGCGTGGCCCTGATCGCGGTGCCGCGCAAGCACGTGCTGCTCGACGTGCTCTCGGTGGCCAGCGACATGGTGGGCCGCGCCACCAAGCTGGTCGTCCGGCTCACGCCCTACGGCATGTTCGCGGTCGCGGCCGTCGCCGCCGGCACGCTGCAGATCGAGCAGCTGGCCCGCATCCAGGTGTACCTGGTGGCGTACGTGGCGATTGCCATGCTGCTGGCGGCCTGGGTGCTGCCTGGTCTGGTGTCGGCGCTGACGCCGATCGGCTACCTCGAGCTGCTGCGGCCGACCCGCGCCGCACTGCTCACGGCGTTCGTCGCGGGCGACCTGTTCATCGTGCTCCCGACGCTGACCGACGCCTGCAAGGAACTGCTGTCGCGCCACGTGCCGGAGGCCGACCGCGATCACGCCACCGGCCTGCCCGACGTGATCGTCCCGGCGTCGTTCAACTTTCCGCACACCGGCAAGCTGCTGTCGCTCAGCTTCGTGCTCTTCGCCGGGTGGTTCGCCAATGCGGCCATCCCGTTCACGTCGTACCCGGCGCTGGCGCTCACGGGGCTGCTGACGTTCTTCGGCAGCCTGAACGCTGCGGTGCCGTTCCTGCTCGACGTGTTCCGCATCCCGGCCGACACCTTCCAGCTGTTCCTCGCCACGGGCGTGATCAACCAGCGGTTCGGTTCGCTGCTGGCCGCGGTGCACACGGTGGTCGTCGGCCTGCTCGGCAGCGCGGCGCTCGCCGGGCTGATCCGCTTCGACGCAAAGAGGCTGACCAGGTACCTGGTCATCACGGCGACGCTGACGGTGGTGGTGCTCGGGTCGCTCCGCCTGCTGTTCGAGACGGCGCTGCGCCCGCATTTCGACGGCGGGGCCGTGGTCGCCGCGCTGGCGCCGGTCCTGCCCCGGGCCGAGGTCGCCGACGCGGACGCCCGCGGCTCTCGCGCCGCCGGCGCACCGGTGCTGGACGCCGTCAGGACGACCGGGGTGGTCCGCGTGTGCTACGTCGAGGGACGACCGCCGTACGCGTTCGACAATGCGCACGGTTCACTGGTCGGCCTCGACGTCGAGATGGCCCACCAGCTGGCGATCGACCTGCAGGCGCGCCTGCACCTGGTGCCGCGCGACGCAGAGGCCCTGTCGGAGGGGCTGGCGTCCGGTGAGTGCGACATCGCGATGGGCGGCGTCGTCGCGACGCCTCTCCGGGCGACGCAGCTGGCCTTCTCCACTCCGTACATGGAGGAGAGCCTGGCCTTCGTGGTCCCCGACCACCTTCGCGCGGCGTACGGCTCGTGGGACGCGGTGCGGGCGCGGGGCGCAGTGCGGCTCGCGCTGCCCGACCTGCCCTATTTCAGGCGGCAGGTGCAGCAGCGTCTGCCCGAGGCCGTGATGGTGCCGCTGACCGCGACGGCGGGCGTGTTCGCGCCGGGGGGGTGGACGTTCGAGGCCATGGTGCTGTCGGCGGAGCGAGGTGCATTCCTCACCCTGCTCTACCCGGGGTATTCGGTCGTCGTGCCGACGCCCGGCCTGATTCGGGTGCCGGTGGCGTACGGGCTGCCCCAGGGCGACGCGGCGTGGAAGTCCTTCGTCGACGCCTGGCTCGAGCTGCACTCCCGTGATGGGTCGCTGACCCAGCTGATCGACCACTGGATCTTCGGGCGGTCCTTCGCACCGCATCAACCCCGTTGGTCCATCGTCCGCAACGTGCTGCACTGGGTGGACTGAATGCCGACCGTCGACGCGATGGTCGCGGCGCCCCCCGAACCCACGTGGCGGTCCGCGTGCCGACACCGATGGCCGCTATGACAGGACCGACACCGCCACGGCGCGCCCGGTCGGGGTCCGTTCGAGTCCATACTGTCGTTTTCATGGCCGAGCTTTCCGCATGACCTCACCCGCCGCCCCCCCGCCCTCCCAGTCATCGCGCGGCTGGATCGAACGTGCGCTGGCCCCCATCGCGGAGGTGCGCCCCGGTGAGGCCGCCACCGCGCTGCTGCTCACCAGCACGATGTTCGTGCTGCTCGGGGCGTACTACATGCTGAAGACGGCGCGCGAGGCGCTGATCCTGGCCGACGGCGGCGCGGAGGTGAAGGCCTACTCGTCGGCGGGCCAGGCGCTGCTGCTGCTCGGCCTGGTGCCGATGTTCAGCGCCCTGGCGTCGCGCGTCGACCGCATGAAGTTGATCCGCTGGGTGACGCTGGCCTTCGTGGTGCAGATCGGGCTGTTCATCATGGCCAGCGCCGGCGGGCTGCGCATCGGCATCCCCTACTTCCTCTGGGTCGGGATCTTCAACACGATGGTGATCGCTCAGTTCTGGGCGTTCGCCAACGACCTCTACACCCCGGAGCAGGGCAAGCGCCTGTTCCCGCTGGTCGGCCTCGGCAGCAGCCTGGGGGCGTTCGTGGGATCGGTGCAGGCCGCACCGCTCGCGCGGGCGTTCGGGCCCCTGCCCCTCATGGGCATCGCCGGCGTGCTGGTGAGCGTGTGCATCGGGCTGGCGTACGGGGCCAATCGCGCCAATCGCGCCACACAGACGGCGGCGCAGAAGAAGGTCGACGACGTGCCGCTCGGCAAGGACGGGGCGTTCTCGCTGGTGTTCGGCAACCGGTACCTGCTGCTGATCGGCGTGCTCATGGTGCTGCTCAACGTGGTCAACACCTCGGGTGAGTACCTGTTCGGCCGCCTCGTCACCGAGGAAGCCGTCGCCAGGTTCGGCAGCGACGCGGCGGGGCACGAGGCGCGCGAGAAGTTCGTCGGCGGCGTGTACGGCAACCTGTTCTCGTACGTGAACTTCGTGGGGCTGTTCCTGCAGCTGTTCGTGGTGTCGCGGCTGTTCAAGTGGCTGGGCGTGGAGAAGTCGCTCTACATCCACCCGATCGTCGCGCTGCTCGGCTACACCTTCATGCTGCGCACGCCCTCGGTGCAGACGGTGGGCCTGTTCAAGATCGCCGACAACTCGATCGACTACTCGCTGGGCAACACGACCAAGCAGGCGCTCTGGCTGCCGACCAGCCGCGAGGCGAAGTACAAGGCCAAGCAGGCCGTGGACTCCTTCTTCGTGCGCGCCGGCGACGTGCTGCAGGCCGGCGTCGTCTGGGCCGGCCATGCCGCCTCGTTCGGCATCCCGGCCTTCGCCGCGGTGAACGTCGTCCTGACGCTCGGCTGGCTGGCCGTGGTCCACTCCCTCGGCAGCGAGCACGCGCGGCTCGTCGCCGCCTCGCGCACCGAGCCCGACCCACGAGCCGCACGCTGAAGAACGCAAGGGCGCGCCACCGCGACGCCGGGGCCGCACCTGCCGCGCCAGGCAGCGGCCGGTGCGCAACCAGCGGCGTGCCGCGCCCGGCTCAAGGACTTTCCGCCCTCGCCTTCATCGTGCGGAGCGCGGCCGACAGGCCGGCGCGCGCGCCCTCGCGGGCCTTCCGTTTCACCATCCCGCCGAGCAACCCGGTGAGCCCGTCGGACCGCGCCAGGTTCAGCACCACCAGGTAGTGCCCCCGCCCCGGACGCTCCGTGTCGTCGACGATCGCGCGGACCTCGAGCGCCGTGTGGAAGTAGTGGCTCGCGTACAGTTGCTTGACGGTGACCACACCGCGCAGGTCGCCCGAGGTGGCGGTGGGATGCACCACCGCGTGGTTGATGCGCACCACGGGCTTGAGCCCGAACTGCGCGAGCGACCAGTAGAAGAAGTCGTCGACACCGGCAGGCCGGCCCAGCGGATACGAGAGCAGGTAGGCCGACACCTCGGGCAGCGTCGACGTGAGAAGCGGCGAGCGGCGGACCATGTCCTCGAACTCGCGGGCGACGAAGGTCGGCCGCTCGGCATCGTGGTAGATGGCGAGGGCCTGGTTGCCGCCGGCGCGGTAGCGCTCGACGTAGTCGACGGCCATGCGACGCGCCAGCGCGTTGGCCTGCTCGGCAGCATCGGGGCGGAGCCAGTCGATGCGGGCGACCGCGGCGAGGGCGTCGGTCCCCAGCTTGACGCCGCAGCGTCCGGGCCGGCAACGGCGGAGGTCGGCCACGTCCTGGTCGGGCAGGCGGAGCGCGGCCATGTCCTCGACGGTGGGCGGCGTGGAGAAGCGGTGGGTGGCGAGGAAGCCGTTGCCACGCTCGAGGCGCTCCACGTGGCGCATCAGATCCATCATGCGCGCCGCAGGCGCAGCGACGCGCACGGCGCCGGCGACGGCGATCTCGCGATCGGAGGACGATCGGACGTCGGCGATGACGGGCTCGCCGTTGCGGACCGCAGACAGTTGCGTGTCGTTCAGCCCGACCTGCCGTGCCAGGCGACCGACCGTGCCCGCACCTGGCTGCATCGTCGTCGACGCGTGCCACGGCACCGAGCCGGCCACGACCAGCGCAGCCATGGCCATGGCCACGCGCACGCTAGGGCTCCGCGAGCAGCTGCCGACGGCCTTCGTCGATCACTTCGAGCTGCGCCGGCGTCATCTTGCGCGGCTTCAGGCCGAGTCCCTGGATGGACTCGGTGAGGATGGCCGAGACCAGCGCCCGCGACACCCACTTGTTGTCGGACGGGATCACCCACCACGGCGCGAAATCGGTGCTGGTGTGCGTGAGCGTGTCCTCGAACGCCTCCTGGTACTGGTCCCAGTAGGCACGCTCGTGCAGG from Luteitalea sp. TBR-22 includes:
- a CDS encoding cation:dicarboxylate symporter family transporter, with product MSFSTRILLWLAAGAATGVLLGDLVAPLGVIATGFVKLLQMTVLPYVVISIVASLGHLSAVEARRLGVRAGLVLLALWSTGLAFALLMPAVFPVVRQGAFFSTSMLERPPDFDFVDLYIPSNPFNSLANNIVPAVVLFSIVLGVALIAVPRKHVLLDVLSVASDMVGRATKLVVRLTPYGMFAVAAVAAGTLQIEQLARIQVYLVAYVAIAMLLAAWVLPGLVSALTPIGYLELLRPTRAALLTAFVAGDLFIVLPTLTDACKELLSRHVPEADRDHATGLPDVIVPASFNFPHTGKLLSLSFVLFAGWFANAAIPFTSYPALALTGLLTFFGSLNAAVPFLLDVFRIPADTFQLFLATGVINQRFGSLLAAVHTVVVGLLGSAALAGLIRFDAKRLTRYLVITATLTVVVLGSLRLLFETALRPHFDGGAVVAALAPVLPRAEVADADARGSRAAGAPVLDAVRTTGVVRVCYVEGRPPYAFDNAHGSLVGLDVEMAHQLAIDLQARLHLVPRDAEALSEGLASGECDIAMGGVVATPLRATQLAFSTPYMEESLAFVVPDHLRAAYGSWDAVRARGAVRLALPDLPYFRRQVQQRLPEAVMVPLTATAGVFAPGGWTFEAMVLSAERGAFLTLLYPGYSVVVPTPGLIRVPVAYGLPQGDAAWKSFVDAWLELHSRDGSLTQLIDHWIFGRSFAPHQPRWSIVRNVLHWVD
- a CDS encoding NTP/NDP exchange transporter → MTSPAAPPPSQSSRGWIERALAPIAEVRPGEAATALLLTSTMFVLLGAYYMLKTAREALILADGGAEVKAYSSAGQALLLLGLVPMFSALASRVDRMKLIRWVTLAFVVQIGLFIMASAGGLRIGIPYFLWVGIFNTMVIAQFWAFANDLYTPEQGKRLFPLVGLGSSLGAFVGSVQAAPLARAFGPLPLMGIAGVLVSVCIGLAYGANRANRATQTAAQKKVDDVPLGKDGAFSLVFGNRYLLLIGVLMVLLNVVNTSGEYLFGRLVTEEAVARFGSDAAGHEAREKFVGGVYGNLFSYVNFVGLFLQLFVVSRLFKWLGVEKSLYIHPIVALLGYTFMLRTPSVQTVGLFKIADNSIDYSLGNTTKQALWLPTSREAKYKAKQAVDSFFVRAGDVLQAGVVWAGHAASFGIPAFAAVNVVLTLGWLAVVHSLGSEHARLVAASRTEPDPRAAR